One Deltaproteobacteria bacterium DNA segment encodes these proteins:
- a CDS encoding chemotaxis protein CheB, translated as MTHGASPEDAAFDVVAFAASAGGLTALSSVLSDLPAGFPACILVVQHLDPRHRSLMADILSHRTRLEVRQAADGDRLAVGRVYIAPPNRHLLLNADGSLSLTQSELVHFVRPSADLLFESVAASYRDRAIAVVLSGSGGDGSMGVKAIKKMGGTVIAQDQHTSEFFGMPGAAIDSGNVDFVLPLEEIASALVTLMKGQVQ; from the coding sequence ATGACGCACGGCGCCTCGCCCGAGGACGCCGCCTTCGACGTGGTCGCGTTCGCTGCGTCGGCCGGAGGACTCACCGCGCTCAGCAGCGTGCTCAGCGACCTGCCGGCCGGTTTCCCGGCCTGCATCCTCGTGGTGCAGCACCTCGACCCGCGCCACCGCAGCCTCATGGCCGACATCCTGAGCCACCGCACGCGCCTGGAGGTGAGGCAGGCGGCGGACGGCGACCGCCTGGCGGTTGGGCGGGTCTACATCGCCCCGCCCAACCGGCACCTGCTGCTGAACGCCGACGGCAGCCTCTCGCTCACGCAGTCCGAGCTGGTGCACTTCGTGCGCCCCTCCGCCGACCTCCTGTTCGAGTCGGTGGCGGCGAGCTACAGGGACCGTGCGATCGCCGTCGTGCTCTCCGGCAGCGGCGGCGACGGCTCGATGGGGGTCAAGGCCATCAAGAAGATGGGCGGCACCGTCATCGCCCAGGACCAGCACACATCGGAGTTCTTCGGCATGCCCGGCGCGGCCATCGACAGCGGCAACGTCGACTTCGTCCTGCCCCTCGAGGAGATCGCGTCCGCGCTGGTGACGCTGATGAAGGGGCAGGTGCAATGA
- a CDS encoding MerR family transcriptional regulator, whose amino-acid sequence MTRGYSRAAVCTRVGLQPRQVIDWAEKGVVRPEIADTVGAGKPRLYSEDNLIEFVLANELVGLGLPVRGAARFLRFLRTRPPGFLNTIGALRLARTRDGRLHVAGLSPRGARHWEMLASARRSPRPSDDIVLWVVLDLDAARRRLKA is encoded by the coding sequence ATGACGCGCGGCTACTCGCGCGCAGCGGTCTGCACGAGGGTCGGGCTCCAGCCGCGGCAGGTCATCGACTGGGCGGAGAAGGGCGTCGTGCGGCCCGAGATCGCGGATACCGTCGGCGCCGGGAAGCCGCGCCTCTACTCCGAGGACAACCTGATCGAGTTCGTGCTGGCGAACGAGCTGGTCGGTCTCGGGCTGCCGGTCCGGGGGGCTGCGCGCTTCCTCCGCTTCTTGAGGACCCGGCCGCCCGGGTTCCTCAACACCATCGGCGCGCTCCGGCTGGCCCGTACGCGCGACGGGCGGCTCCACGTGGCGGGGCTCAGCCCGCGCGGAGCGCGGCACTGGGAGATGCTCGCCTCGGCGCGACGGAGCCCACGCCCTTCCGACGATATCGTGCTGTGGGTGGTCCTCGACCTCGACGCCGCCAGGCGGCGCCTCAAGGCATGA
- a CDS encoding response regulator yields MRGRPSQRNCDKRFTRRDPRGRRSREQPRIRSLAARATELEGGRSPRTRARGRPGGRCGGGRPPPRARDHPRLTVPRRARVTHDVQRRGPARAGDPAGRDPDLLQAGGVPAPPSGGRELARQQRSLLVLLVRADLRGARAGAGVCAPRPRPAGEAPADGAGVARDRVPPSEGRVTEERRGRVAEQIEVLRERGEELARGTRTRDASLEIAPAESSAGLRSALEAERELMAAILRSTGDGLVAVDRTGSITLVNDVAETLLDVRREKLLRRRLADTLACAGRPVRLTPTAGAEGVAYEVTLEAPQQMLDLRISPIASGGYVLLVREVTAERAARERAEQQVRLAATGQLAAGIAHDFNNILSVVLTHAQLLRNDPTLPDDVRVKLRAIADQARRGGQLVRQVLDFSHRTPTRRQRVDLAACVRQTVNLLERTIPENIVIGTALAPGECVADVDPVRVEQVVANLAFNARDAMPGGGRLRIELSRRTLKEGERPPLAGMTPGEWATLSVADTGFGMSPAVQRRLFEPFFSTKAGKGTGLGLAQVYGIVKEHGGHVDVTSEVGRGTTFTVYLPLADVRREPQTRAPDGPREAKAPDVFDSADETLPTGGGELVLLVEDDATSRVASAEALEALGYRVLAAETAEQAWELWVRHEDEVALVLTDLVLPGVSGAYLCSALRRQDRAPVIVISGYPIDGKDSRLVGVAHRLQKPFGIERLARVIHHTLAGSRR; encoded by the coding sequence ATGCGCGGGAGGCCGTCGCAACGGAATTGCGATAAGCGGTTCACGAGAAGAGATCCGCGCGGGAGGAGGTCGCGTGAACAACCACGCATCAGATCACTCGCAGCGCGAGCAACGGAACTCGAAGGCGGGCGAAGTCCCCGGACGCGAGCCCGGGGCCGCCCCGGAGGGCGCTGCGGAGGCGGACGTCCGCCTCCTCGCGCCCGAGACCATCCTCGCCTCACAGTTCCTCGGCGAGCGCGTGTCACCCACGACGTTCAGCGGCGAGGCCCGGCTCGCGCTGGCGATCCTGCAGGACGCGATCCAGATCTACTGCAAGCCGGAGGCGTCCCTGCGCCTCCGTCGGGAGGCCGCGAGCTGGCTCGGCAGCAGCGATCGCTCCTGGTGCTTCTCGTTCGAGCGGATCTGCGAGGCGCTCGGGCTGGAGCCGGAGTATGTGCGCCGCGGCCTCGGCCCGCCGGGGAAGCACCTGCCGACGGCGCCGGGGTCGCGAGGGATCGTGTGCCGCCGAGCGAGGGCCGCGTGACGGAAGAGCGCCGGGGCCGGGTCGCCGAGCAGATCGAGGTTCTGCGCGAGCGTGGGGAGGAGCTCGCCCGAGGGACGCGCACGCGCGACGCGTCACTCGAGATCGCCCCGGCGGAATCCTCTGCGGGGTTGCGGAGCGCGCTCGAGGCCGAGCGAGAGCTGATGGCCGCGATCCTGCGGAGCACGGGCGATGGCCTGGTGGCGGTCGATCGGACGGGCAGCATCACCCTGGTCAACGACGTCGCCGAGACGCTTCTCGATGTGCGGAGGGAGAAGCTCCTGCGGCGGCGGCTCGCGGATACGCTCGCCTGCGCCGGGCGCCCGGTGCGCCTGACCCCTACCGCCGGCGCCGAGGGTGTAGCCTACGAGGTGACGCTCGAAGCCCCACAACAAATGCTCGATCTGCGCATCAGCCCCATCGCGAGCGGCGGCTACGTCCTCCTGGTGCGGGAGGTGACGGCCGAGCGCGCAGCCCGGGAGAGGGCGGAGCAGCAGGTGCGGCTCGCCGCCACCGGGCAGCTCGCCGCCGGCATCGCGCACGACTTCAACAATATCCTGTCGGTGGTGCTGACCCACGCGCAGTTGCTGCGCAACGACCCCACGCTCCCCGACGACGTGCGCGTCAAGCTCAGGGCCATCGCCGACCAGGCGCGCCGGGGCGGACAGCTGGTCCGCCAGGTTCTGGATTTCAGCCACCGCACACCCACGCGTCGCCAGCGGGTCGATCTCGCCGCGTGCGTCAGGCAGACCGTGAACCTGCTCGAGCGGACCATCCCCGAGAACATCGTCATCGGCACCGCGCTGGCTCCGGGGGAGTGCGTGGCCGACGTCGACCCGGTCCGAGTCGAGCAGGTAGTGGCCAACCTCGCCTTCAACGCGCGCGACGCGATGCCGGGTGGGGGACGCCTTCGGATCGAGCTCTCCCGCCGCACGCTGAAGGAAGGCGAGCGCCCGCCGCTCGCGGGCATGACGCCGGGGGAATGGGCCACGCTCTCGGTAGCGGACACGGGCTTCGGCATGTCGCCCGCCGTCCAGCGGCGACTCTTCGAACCCTTCTTCTCCACCAAGGCCGGGAAGGGAACGGGGCTCGGGCTGGCACAGGTCTACGGCATCGTGAAGGAGCACGGAGGTCATGTCGACGTGACGAGCGAGGTCGGCCGGGGAACGACCTTCACCGTGTACCTGCCGCTCGCGGACGTCCGCCGCGAGCCGCAGACGAGGGCTCCCGACGGGCCGCGGGAGGCGAAGGCGCCCGACGTCTTCGACTCCGCCGACGAGACGCTGCCGACTGGCGGGGGAGAGCTGGTCCTTCTCGTCGAGGACGACGCGACCTCGCGCGTCGCGAGCGCCGAGGCGCTCGAAGCCCTCGGATATCGCGTCCTCGCGGCGGAGACCGCGGAGCAGGCGTGGGAGCTGTGGGTGCGGCACGAAGACGAGGTCGCGCTCGTGCTCACCGACCTGGTGCTGCCGGGCGTGAGCGGCGCGTATCTCTGCTCGGCGCTGAGGCGTCAGGACCGTGCCCCCGTCATCGTGATCTCCGGGTATCCGATCGACGGGAAGGACAGCCGGCTGGTCGGGGTGGCTCACCGGCTCCAGAAGCCCTTCGGGATCGAGCGCCTCGCCCGGGTGATCCACCACACGCTCGCCGGGTCGCGGCGCTGA
- the serS gene encoding serine--tRNA ligase, which produces MLDIRLIRAEPERVKAELAKVGFPAAEVDALLAADRRWREALHALEQLRAERTSASKAIRDLKDAAERERAIAGQRTVGERIAAAAAAAAAAEADFERRMLEVPNLPHPDVPVGPDESANVIVRTVGEPRRFDFPPLAHWDLGPQLGLIDFERGVKISGSRFYVLRGAGARLQRALITWMLDLHTREHGYVEVYPPAMVKRECLVGTGNLPKFGDNLYRDAEEDLWFVPTAEVPVTNLYRDEVLEAAALPIRHVAYTPCFRREKMSAGRDVRGIKRGHQFDKVELVKFVRPETSDAALMGLLDDAEDVCRRLDLAHRIVQMCTGDLAFQAAMKYDIEVWAPGSGEWLEVSSCSNFRDFQARRANIRYRPAPRARPELVHTLNGSGLALPRVLIAVLETYQRADASIGIPEVLRPYVGADVIAAQDPT; this is translated from the coding sequence ATGCTCGACATCCGGCTCATCCGCGCTGAGCCCGAGCGCGTGAAGGCCGAGCTCGCGAAGGTGGGCTTCCCGGCGGCCGAAGTGGACGCGCTCCTCGCGGCCGACCGGCGCTGGCGCGAGGCCCTCCACGCCCTCGAGCAGCTCCGCGCCGAGCGGACGAGCGCCTCGAAGGCGATCCGGGACCTGAAAGACGCGGCCGAGCGCGAGCGGGCGATCGCCGGCCAGCGCACGGTGGGCGAGCGCATCGCGGCGGCGGCGGCGGCCGCGGCTGCTGCCGAGGCGGACTTCGAGCGCCGCATGCTCGAGGTGCCGAACCTCCCGCACCCCGACGTGCCCGTCGGCCCCGACGAGTCGGCGAACGTGATCGTGCGCACCGTGGGCGAGCCGCGCCGCTTCGACTTCCCGCCGCTCGCGCACTGGGATCTGGGCCCGCAGCTCGGCCTCATCGACTTCGAGCGAGGCGTCAAGATCTCGGGCTCGCGCTTCTACGTGCTGCGTGGCGCGGGCGCCCGCCTGCAGCGCGCGCTCATCACCTGGATGCTCGACCTGCACACGCGCGAGCACGGCTACGTCGAGGTCTACCCGCCGGCGATGGTGAAGCGCGAGTGCCTGGTCGGCACCGGGAACCTGCCCAAGTTCGGCGACAACCTCTATCGCGACGCGGAGGAGGACCTGTGGTTCGTCCCCACGGCCGAGGTGCCCGTCACCAACCTCTACCGCGACGAGGTGCTCGAGGCCGCAGCGCTGCCGATCCGGCACGTGGCGTACACCCCGTGCTTTCGGCGCGAGAAGATGTCGGCGGGGCGGGACGTGCGCGGCATCAAGCGCGGGCACCAGTTCGACAAGGTCGAGCTGGTCAAGTTCGTGCGCCCGGAGACCTCGGACGCGGCGCTGATGGGTCTCCTCGACGACGCCGAGGACGTGTGCCGCCGCCTCGACCTCGCCCACCGCATCGTGCAGATGTGCACCGGCGATCTCGCCTTCCAGGCGGCGATGAAATACGACATCGAGGTGTGGGCGCCGGGCTCGGGCGAGTGGCTCGAGGTGAGCTCGTGCTCGAACTTCCGCGACTTCCAGGCCCGACGCGCCAACATCCGCTACCGCCCGGCGCCGCGCGCCAGGCCCGAGCTGGTGCACACGCTCAACGGCTCCGGCCTCGCGCTCCCGCGCGTGCTGATCGCCGTGCTCGAGACCTACCAGCGCGCCGACGCGAGCATCGGCATCCCCGAGGTGCTGCGCCCGTACGTCGGCGCGGACGTGATCGCCGCGCAGGACCCTACATGA
- a CDS encoding YraN family protein, whose amino-acid sequence MDGRGELGRRGEAVAEAFLRTHRYTIVARNYRCRAGEIDLVALDGPVLVFVEVRSRRGSAAGTPLESVDGRKQARVARVARHFLAERRWHERDARFDVIGIRFDREPPAVEHVRGAFEVAG is encoded by the coding sequence GTGGACGGGCGGGGCGAGCTCGGGCGGCGGGGCGAGGCAGTTGCGGAAGCGTTCCTCCGCACGCACCGCTACACGATCGTGGCTCGCAACTACCGCTGCCGCGCTGGGGAGATCGATCTGGTGGCGCTCGACGGGCCGGTGCTGGTGTTCGTCGAGGTGCGGAGCCGCCGGGGCAGCGCCGCCGGCACCCCGCTCGAGTCGGTCGACGGCCGCAAGCAAGCGCGCGTGGCACGTGTCGCCCGCCACTTCCTGGCCGAGCGGCGCTGGCACGAGCGCGACGCGCGCTTCGACGTGATCGGCATCCGCTTCGACCGGGAGCCGCCGGCGGTCGAGCACGTGCGCGGTGCCTTCGAGGTGGCTGGCTAG
- the gatC gene encoding Asp-tRNA(Asn)/Glu-tRNA(Gln) amidotransferase subunit GatC produces MAITRDEVRRIAALARLRLEPAEEERLTADLDHILEAFARLSTLDTSAVEPTAQVEEDRPAFRDDVVANPPATEALLANAPARDGRFFRVPKIIE; encoded by the coding sequence GTGGCCATCACCCGCGACGAGGTGCGGCGGATCGCGGCGCTCGCGCGGCTGCGCCTCGAGCCCGCCGAGGAGGAGCGCCTGACCGCCGACCTCGATCACATCCTCGAGGCGTTCGCGCGCTTGAGCACGCTCGACACGAGCGCGGTCGAGCCCACCGCGCAGGTCGAGGAGGACCGCCCCGCCTTCCGCGACGACGTGGTCGCGAATCCGCCGGCCACCGAAGCACTCCTCGCGAACGCCCCCGCGCGCGACGGGCGCTTCTTCCGCGTGCCGAAGATCATCGAGTGA
- the gatA gene encoding Asp-tRNA(Asn)/Glu-tRNA(Gln) amidotransferase subunit GatA yields MTALADLSLREAAARVRRREISATDLVRDAFARIAAVDGKVGAFLTLNEAEALAAAEAIDRKVAAGEDAGPLGGVPIGVKDIICTAGLRTTAASRILERFVPSYDATVTARLRRAGAVIVGKLNCDEFAMGSSTENSGLGTTRNPWDGGRVPGGSSGGSGAAVAARECHAALGTDTGGSVRLPAAFCGVAGMKPTYGRVSRYGVIAYASSLDQVGPLAREVADVAVVLEAIAGHDPADSTASPRPVPSYLSALDGSVRGLRLGLPREYFVEGMQPEVEAGVRAAVAELERLGAAVEPVSLPHTEYAIATYYLIATAEASSNLARYDGIRYGLRAPRAALTEMYEATRAAGFGAEVKRRIMLGTYALSAGYYDAYYLKAQQVRTLIRRDFQQALARCDALVTPVAPTTAFRLGEKTADPLTMYLSDIFTISVNLAGLPALALPCGFDGSGLPIGLQVIGRPFDEASVLRIGHAYEQATGWHRRPAPL; encoded by the coding sequence GTGACGGCTCTCGCCGACCTGTCGCTACGCGAGGCGGCGGCGCGCGTCCGCCGGCGCGAGATCTCCGCCACGGACCTCGTGCGGGACGCCTTCGCGCGCATCGCCGCGGTGGACGGCAAGGTCGGCGCGTTCCTCACCCTGAACGAGGCCGAGGCGCTGGCGGCCGCGGAGGCGATCGACCGCAAGGTCGCCGCCGGCGAGGACGCGGGGCCGCTCGGGGGCGTGCCGATCGGCGTGAAGGACATCATCTGCACGGCCGGGCTCCGCACCACCGCCGCCTCGCGCATCCTCGAGCGCTTCGTGCCCTCCTACGACGCGACCGTGACGGCGCGCCTCCGCCGGGCGGGCGCCGTCATCGTCGGCAAGCTCAACTGCGACGAGTTCGCGATGGGCTCCTCGACCGAGAACTCGGGGTTGGGCACGACGCGCAACCCCTGGGACGGGGGGCGCGTCCCGGGCGGCTCCTCGGGCGGGTCCGGCGCGGCCGTCGCGGCGCGCGAGTGCCACGCCGCGCTCGGCACCGACACCGGCGGCTCGGTGCGCCTGCCGGCGGCGTTCTGCGGCGTGGCGGGGATGAAGCCCACCTACGGCCGCGTCTCGCGCTACGGCGTCATCGCCTACGCCTCGTCGCTCGACCAGGTGGGACCGCTCGCGCGCGAGGTCGCCGACGTGGCCGTCGTGCTCGAGGCGATCGCCGGCCACGACCCGGCGGACTCGACCGCGTCGCCGCGGCCCGTGCCGTCGTATCTCTCGGCGCTCGACGGCTCGGTGCGCGGCCTCCGCCTCGGCCTCCCGCGCGAGTACTTCGTCGAGGGCATGCAGCCCGAGGTCGAGGCCGGCGTGCGCGCCGCGGTCGCGGAGCTCGAGCGCCTCGGCGCCGCCGTCGAGCCGGTGTCCCTGCCCCACACCGAGTACGCGATCGCCACCTATTATCTCATCGCCACCGCCGAGGCGTCCTCCAACCTGGCGCGTTACGACGGCATCCGCTACGGGCTGCGCGCGCCGCGCGCGGCGCTCACCGAGATGTACGAGGCGACGCGTGCCGCCGGCTTCGGCGCGGAGGTGAAGCGCCGCATCATGCTCGGCACCTACGCGCTCTCGGCCGGCTACTACGACGCGTACTATCTCAAGGCGCAGCAGGTGCGGACGCTCATCCGGCGCGACTTCCAGCAGGCGCTCGCCCGCTGCGACGCGCTGGTGACCCCGGTCGCGCCGACCACGGCCTTCCGCCTGGGCGAGAAGACGGCCGATCCGCTCACCATGTACCTCTCGGACATCTTCACCATCTCGGTCAACCTGGCGGGCCTCCCCGCCCTCGCCCTCCCCTGCGGCTTCGACGGCAGCGGGCTGCCGATCGGGCTCCAGGTGATCGGCCGGCCGTTCGACGAGGCGAGCGTGCTCCGCATCGGGCACGCCTACGAGCAGGCGACCGGGTGGCACCGGAGGCCTGCGCCGCTGTGA
- the gatB gene encoding Asp-tRNA(Asn)/Glu-tRNA(Gln) amidotransferase subunit GatB, which yields MSAFEPVIGLEVHAELLTRSKIFCACTAEFGGPPNTNVCPVCTGMPGVLPVLNRRVVEFAIRAGLATHCTVAPRSRFARKNYFYPDLSKGYQISMYELPLCTGGHLDVLVDGQVRRIGLTRIHMEEDTGKNIHDAHGDASLVDFNRSGVPLLEIVSEPDMRSVAEAGAYLRSLRSILQYLEICDGNMEEGSFRCDANVSVRPAGSTTLGTKVEVKNMNSFRAVEKALAYEIERQSEALARGERLVQETRLWDAEREETRSMRSKEYAHDYRYFPEPDLLPLVVERGWVDEIRATLPELPGPRRERFVRDHQLSPYDADVLTQRKDLADYFEAGIGAGAAPKEMANWVMTELLRVVRDEKLDRALVIRDWPLAAAQLAGLVKLVDAGTITRNTAKSLIPRLRGTDRDPAELVAAEGLAQVSDRGALDAAVADVLAKHPAQVAEFRAGKERVLGFLVGQVMKATGGKANPQVVQELLRKALAG from the coding sequence GTGAGCGCCTTCGAACCCGTCATCGGCCTCGAGGTGCACGCGGAGCTGCTCACGCGCTCCAAGATCTTCTGCGCCTGCACCGCCGAGTTTGGCGGCCCGCCCAACACGAACGTCTGCCCCGTCTGCACGGGGATGCCGGGCGTGCTGCCGGTCCTGAACCGCCGTGTCGTCGAGTTCGCGATCCGCGCCGGCCTCGCGACCCACTGCACGGTCGCGCCGCGCTCGCGCTTCGCACGCAAGAACTACTTCTACCCCGACCTCTCCAAGGGCTACCAGATCAGCATGTACGAGCTGCCCCTGTGCACCGGCGGGCACCTCGACGTGCTGGTCGACGGCCAGGTGCGGCGCATCGGGCTCACGCGCATCCACATGGAGGAGGACACGGGCAAGAACATCCACGACGCGCACGGCGACGCGAGCCTGGTCGACTTCAACCGCTCGGGCGTGCCGCTCCTCGAGATCGTGAGCGAGCCGGACATGCGGAGCGTCGCCGAAGCCGGCGCCTATCTGCGCAGCCTGCGCTCCATCCTCCAGTATCTGGAGATCTGCGACGGCAACATGGAGGAAGGGAGCTTCCGCTGCGACGCGAACGTCTCCGTGCGGCCGGCGGGGAGCACCACGCTCGGCACCAAGGTCGAGGTCAAGAACATGAACTCCTTCCGCGCGGTCGAGAAGGCGCTCGCCTACGAGATCGAGCGGCAGTCGGAGGCGCTCGCACGCGGCGAGCGGCTGGTGCAGGAGACGCGCCTGTGGGACGCGGAGCGCGAGGAGACGCGCTCGATGCGCAGCAAGGAGTACGCGCACGACTACCGCTACTTCCCCGAGCCGGACCTGCTGCCGCTGGTGGTCGAGCGCGGCTGGGTGGACGAGATCCGCGCCACCCTCCCCGAGCTGCCCGGCCCGCGCCGCGAGCGCTTCGTGCGCGACCACCAGCTCTCGCCCTACGACGCCGACGTCCTCACGCAGCGCAAGGACCTCGCCGACTACTTCGAGGCCGGGATCGGGGCCGGAGCGGCCCCGAAGGAGATGGCGAACTGGGTGATGACCGAACTGCTCCGCGTCGTGCGCGACGAGAAGCTCGACCGCGCGCTCGTGATCCGGGACTGGCCGCTCGCGGCCGCGCAGCTCGCCGGGCTCGTCAAGCTGGTCGACGCGGGCACGATCACCCGCAACACGGCGAAAAGCCTGATCCCGCGCCTGCGCGGCACGGACCGCGACCCGGCCGAGCTGGTGGCCGCCGAGGGCCTCGCGCAGGTGAGCGACCGCGGCGCGCTCGACGCGGCCGTCGCCGACGTGCTCGCCAAGCATCCGGCGCAGGTCGCCGAATTCCGCGCCGGCAAGGAGCGCGTGCTCGGCTTCCTCGTCGGCCAGGTGATGAAGGCGACGGGCGGCAAGGCGAACCCGCAGGTGGTGCAGGAGCTGCTGCGGAAGGCGCTCGCGGGCTAA